A segment of the bacterium genome:
CCGCCTACCATGCCCTGGTCTACGGTGATCCGCGCTTCGTGGAATATTTCCGCTCCGCCACCCCCATTGAGGAGATCAGCCGCCACCGCATCGGCAGCCGCCCCTCCAGCCGCAACCAGGACCGGGGCATCGAGGCCTTGCGGGCCATTCCCTGGGTCTTTTCCTGGATGCAGACGCGCACCACCCTTCCGGGCTGGTATGGGGTGGGCAGCGCCATCGAGGAGTTCCTCAGGACCGACACCGAAAAGGGCTTGGCCACCTTAAGGGAGATGTACGCCCAATGGCCCTTCTTTCAGACCGTGCTGGACAACGCCCAGATGATCCTCTTCAAGGCCGACCTGGACATCGCCCGGCGCTATGCCGCCCTCTGCCCCGACCCGGCCCTGGGGGCCTCGGTCTATGGGAAACTGAAGGCGGAGTACGATCGTTCGGTCGATGCCATCCGGAAGATCGCCCAGGTGAACGAACTGTTGGAGAAGGACCCGACGCTCCTGGAATCCATCAAGCGCCGTAACCCCTATATCGACCCCTTGAGCTTCATCCAGATCGAGCTGATCCGCCGCTTCCGGGCCCAACCCGACGAGGCCCAACGCCGGGAACTGGAAGAGGCCATCCTGATGACCATCAACGGCATCGCCGCGGGCCTCAAGAACACCGGCTGATCCTTTCGAAGTTTCCCGAGGTCCCATGATCGAGATCGAAAAAGCCGCGGAGATCATCCAGGAAGGTGGGTTGGTGGCCTTCCCCACCGAGACCGTCTACGGCTTGGGCGCCGACGCCCTGAACCCCTTGGCGGTGGCCCGGATCTTCGAGGCCAAGAACCGCCCCCAATTCGATCCGCTCATCGTGCACGTGGCCGACCTGCGCCAGGCCGAGATCCTGGTGAAGTCCTTGCCTGCGGCCGCCCTCAAGCTGGCCGGACGCTTCTGGCCGGGTCCCCTGACCTTGGTGCTCCCCAAATCGGACCTGGTGCCCGACCTGGTGACCTCCTCCATGCCCAACGTGGCCATCCGCGTTCCCCGTCATCCGCTGGCCCTTCAATTGATCCGGGAGTCGGGCCGCCCGATCGCCGCGCCCAGCGCCAATCTTTTCGGGCAAGTGAGCCCCACGACCGCCGAACACGTCCGCCGTTCCTTGGGGAACAAGGTGGACCTGGTCCTGGACGGGGGCGCCTGTGAAGTCGGGGTGGAGTCGACCATCATCTCGTTGGCGGGGAATAAAGCGGCGCTCTTACGCCCGGGCGGTGTGCCTTTGGAGGAGATCGAGGCCCTCATAGGTCCTTTGACGGTCCAGACCCAGGCGGGCGAGAAGCCCTTGGCGCCGGGACAATTGGAGAGCCATTACGCTCCACGGACGTTGCTCGTCCTGGGGCCCCAGACCCGCCTCACCGGCGGCAAGGCCGGATACCTGGGGCTGAAGGAACCGGGGAACCCCGGGGCCTACCAGGCCGTCGAGGTCCTCTCGGCCAAAGGAGACCTTCGGGAAGCCGCCGCCGGCCTCTTCGCCGCCTTGCGCCGCCTGGACGACCGGAGCCTGGACCGCATCGAGGCTTTCCCGGTGCCGGACGAGGGCCTGGGCCGGGCGATCAATGACCGCCTCCAACGGGCCGCCCACAAACCTCCGGTCGCCTAGCTCGGGCCAGAAGACCGGCCCCATCAGGAAGCCGCCCCGCCCCGGGAGGTCTCTTCCAGGGGCAATCCCAGGATGCGGCGAACCGCCGCCTTCAGGTCGGAAAGCCCCAGGGGTTTGTGCAGGAACAGGTCCACGTTGAACCCCTTCTGGTGGAATTCCTCCAATAGGTTCACGTAGTAACCCGAGACCACGATGATCGGCATGTTGGAATTTCGTTGGCGGATGTGGGGGAGGACCTCCAAAGCGCTCATCCCGTCCAATTTGAGGTCGGTGATGAGCAGGTCGAACCGCTGTTCGTCCAATTCGGCCATCATCTCGCTGCCCGAAGCGACCAGGACCACCTCGTAGCCTTCCTGGCGGAAGGTCTTCTCATAAAGTTTTCGGGCCCCCGGGTCGTCTTCGGCGATCAGGATCTTGAAATCGTTGCGTTGCATTTGATTCTCCTTAGGAGTGATGTCCACCCCAACCTTTCAGGCAACGCACGTGCCAGGGGAGAACCCGGAAAATCAGGCTATTTTTGCCGTGAACATCGGCGAAAATGGGTAAAGAAGACCCACCGTTCCCACCCTTTCCCAAACCCATACCGGTCCGCTTCACATCGGGTCGCTTCGCAAGGCACTCGGAACACAAAAAAGGCCTTTCCTTTCGTTTTGTCCCGGCTTTTTCTGGGTGGACCTGGTGGCCCCAGAGGAGCTTATGGTTAAAATCTTACCGGCTTGAACTTTGAAAATTCACGAATAGGGGACCGAATGAAATACAGGAAATTGGGCCGCTCCGGCCTGGAAGTCTCCGAGATCAGCCTGGGCTGTTGGACCCTGGGCGGGCTCAATTGGGTGGATGGGGTCCAGAACGGCTGGGCCAACGTGGATGAGGCCGAGGTCAAAAGGGCCATCGACCACGCCCTGGACCAAGGGGTCAATCATTTCGACAACGCCGACGTCTACGGCAACGGCCGGGCCGAACGGATGCTTTCCCGCATCCTAGGCGACCGTTCGAAGAAGGTCTCCATCGCCACCAAGGTCGGCTGGTTCCCCGGCACCGCCGAGCACGCCTACGAGCCGGCCCACATCCGCCACCAATGCGAGCAATCCCTTCTCAACCTGAAACGGGACGTGATCGACCTTTACTATTTCCATCACGGGGACTTCGGGAAGGACGATCGGTACCTGGACGAGGCCGTGGCGGTCATGCGCAAGCTCAAGACCGAGGGCAAGATCCGCCTCATCGGCCAGTCCGCCTATTCCAGCGCCGATTTCACGCGCCTGGTCCCGAAGGTCCAACCCGATGTGCTCCAGAGCTGGGCCCACATCATGGACGACCAGTTCATCCAAGAGGGGGGCCCGGTGCGGCGGCTGATGGACGAAAAAGGAATGAGCTTCGTGGCCTTCTCGCCCCTGAACCAGGGCATCCTCCTGGGCAAGTTCGACCCCAAGGCTCCGCCCAAGTTCGAGGCGGGCGACCACCGGCTGGGCGACAAGCGTTTCACCACCGAGGAGCTCTTGAAAGTGGGCCCCAAGATCGAGCGATTGAAGGAAAGGTTCGGCGGTGACGTGAAGTCCCTGGCCCGGGTGGCCTTGCAGTACCTGCTCGCCAACCCCGTGGTGGCTTGCGTCATCCCGGGTTTCCGGAACCTGGGGCAGGTCCAGGTGAACCTCGCCGGTTGGGACCAACCCTTGGCCCCCGGGGACCTGGATTTCATCCGGGAAACATTCTCGAAATAGTCGCAGAGGTTATAATCCCATCATCAAATAGGAAAGGATGAATATGAAGACCAAGGTTCCGCTCCATGCACTGCTAGTCCTGCTATCCTTCACGACAGTCGGCTTTTGCCAATCGGACGCCCCCTCTCCTTCCAACCATTCGAAATGGTACCTGAGCGAAGGATGGGGCATCACCTGTCCCGTCCAGGATTGGGCCCTCGATTATCCGCTTGGCGGCCAAGCCCTCCTGGCGGGCGGCTGCCAATTGGACAATAGCTTCTCCCTCCAGTTGAGCTTGAACCCGGCCCTGTTCACCGGGGGCGGTTCCGCCACCGTGGATACGCGGCTCTCCCTGGAGCTTCGCTGGCGCAACAGCGCCGAAGGCGTCCATCCCTACATCCTGGCCGGTCCCGGCTATGACGTCCAGGTCCAGAGTCCGTCGGGTTACAGCACCTCCTCCCCGGCCGCGGTCTTCGGGGTGGGCTTCGAGTTCGACCTTCATCCGGGGGAACATCTTTTCCTGGAATCCCGTTATGACCTCCTTTTCTATAAGAACCTGACCCAACAGGATGTTCCCCTGACCTTGGGTTTGAGCGAAGACCTTTAAGACCTTTTTCCGGGAGCCGCCATGGACGCATCGAAAGCTTATGAACAACTGCTGGACCGCATGAAGGAGATCGCCCTCTTGGGCAACACCGCCGGGGTCCTGGGATGGGACCAGGAGGTCTATATGCCCGGGGCCAACGCCCCCTACCGGGCGGAACAACTTTCCCTTCTGGCGGGCATGATCCACGCCAAATTCACCGATCCGAAGGTCGGGGAATGGATCGCCCAGGCTTCCTCCTCCAAAGAAATGACCGGGAACCCGGAAAGCAACAGCGCGGTGAACTTAAGGGAATGGAAGAAGTCCTATGAACGGTCCACCAAGCTCCCCCAACGGCTGGTGGAGGAGATGACCCGGGTCACCTCCCAGGCCCAGGTGGAATGGGTCGAGGCCCGCAAGAAGAACGAATTCAAGCGCTTCCAGCCCTGGCTCGACAAGATCATTCCCCTCTGCCAGGAACAGGCCAAGTGCTACGGCTATGAAAAGCACCCCTACGATGCCCTCTTGGAGGATTACGAACCCGGCCTGACCACGGAGGAACTGGACAGGCTCTTCCCGCCCTTGAAGAAGAAGCTCTCCGACCTGGTGCAGAAGATCGGGAATTCCAAGAAAAAACCCGACCTTTCCATCCTCAAGCGTCCCTGCCCCATCCCCGCCCAGCAGGCCTTCTGTCGGGAACTTTCCGAGGGGATCGGGTTCGACTTCGAAAGGGGCCGCATCGACGTGTCCGCCCATCCTTTCACCACCGGCCTGGGGCCCGGGGATACCCGGATCACCACCCGATTCGAGGAGACCAACTTCGAGAACGCCTTCTTCAGCACCCTGCACGAGGGCGGCCATGGCATCTATGACCAGAACCTGCCTTCCTCGATGGAACTCTACGGGACCCCCCGCGCCTCGGCCGTCTCCCTGGGGATCCATGAGTCCCAATCGCGCCTCTGGGAGAACCTGGTGGGCCGCAGCCTGCCTTTCTGGAAACATTTCTTCCCCCGGTTGAAGAAGGCTTTCCCGGGCACCTTCGACGACCTGACCGTGGAAGCCTTCCACTTCGCCATCAACCACTCGGCGCCTTCCTTCATCCGCACCGAATCCGACGAGGTGACCTACAACCTGCACATCTGCCTTCGCTATGACATCGAGGTGGGGCTCATCGGGGGAAAGCTCAAGACCGCGGACATCCCCGCCGCCTGGAACGAGGCCATGAGGAACTACCTGGGAGTGACGCCGCCGACGGACGCCTTGGGATGCCTGCAGGATGTGCATTGGAGCCACGGGAGCTTCGGGTACTTCCCCACCTACACCCTCGGGAACCTCTACTCGGCCCAATTCTTCGCGGCCGCCGACAAGGAACTGGGCGGTTTGGACGCCAAGTTCGAAAAAGGCGACTTCGCCCCCTTGAAGGGCTGGTTGAACAAGAAGATCCACGCCCTGGGACAGACCTATCGGGCGGGGGACCTTTGCAAGAAGGTCACCGGCCAGGACCTGACCAGCGACTTCTTTTTGGATCATCTCGGGAAAAAGTTCGGCGGTTTATACGGGTTTTGATCCCGACGCCTTGGCCCTCAGCCCCACCATCGTCACCAGGACGATCTCGACCACCACGAAGGTGATGACATAGGGCAGGCCGCCCTTGGAGAAGCCGTAGCTGTGAAGGCCGACC
Coding sequences within it:
- a CDS encoding L-threonylcarbamoyladenylate synthase codes for the protein MIEIEKAAEIIQEGGLVAFPTETVYGLGADALNPLAVARIFEAKNRPQFDPLIVHVADLRQAEILVKSLPAAALKLAGRFWPGPLTLVLPKSDLVPDLVTSSMPNVAIRVPRHPLALQLIRESGRPIAAPSANLFGQVSPTTAEHVRRSLGNKVDLVLDGGACEVGVESTIISLAGNKAALLRPGGVPLEEIEALIGPLTVQTQAGEKPLAPGQLESHYAPRTLLVLGPQTRLTGGKAGYLGLKEPGNPGAYQAVEVLSAKGDLREAAAGLFAALRRLDDRSLDRIEAFPVPDEGLGRAINDRLQRAAHKPPVA
- a CDS encoding response regulator, whose product is MQRNDFKILIAEDDPGARKLYEKTFRQEGYEVVLVASGSEMMAELDEQRFDLLITDLKLDGMSALEVLPHIRQRNSNMPIIVVSGYYVNLLEEFHQKGFNVDLFLHKPLGLSDLKAAVRRILGLPLEETSRGGAAS
- a CDS encoding aldo/keto reductase, yielding MKYRKLGRSGLEVSEISLGCWTLGGLNWVDGVQNGWANVDEAEVKRAIDHALDQGVNHFDNADVYGNGRAERMLSRILGDRSKKVSIATKVGWFPGTAEHAYEPAHIRHQCEQSLLNLKRDVIDLYYFHHGDFGKDDRYLDEAVAVMRKLKTEGKIRLIGQSAYSSADFTRLVPKVQPDVLQSWAHIMDDQFIQEGGPVRRLMDEKGMSFVAFSPLNQGILLGKFDPKAPPKFEAGDHRLGDKRFTTEELLKVGPKIERLKERFGGDVKSLARVALQYLLANPVVACVIPGFRNLGQVQVNLAGWDQPLAPGDLDFIRETFSK
- a CDS encoding carboxypeptidase M32; translation: MDASKAYEQLLDRMKEIALLGNTAGVLGWDQEVYMPGANAPYRAEQLSLLAGMIHAKFTDPKVGEWIAQASSSKEMTGNPESNSAVNLREWKKSYERSTKLPQRLVEEMTRVTSQAQVEWVEARKKNEFKRFQPWLDKIIPLCQEQAKCYGYEKHPYDALLEDYEPGLTTEELDRLFPPLKKKLSDLVQKIGNSKKKPDLSILKRPCPIPAQQAFCRELSEGIGFDFERGRIDVSAHPFTTGLGPGDTRITTRFEETNFENAFFSTLHEGGHGIYDQNLPSSMELYGTPRASAVSLGIHESQSRLWENLVGRSLPFWKHFFPRLKKAFPGTFDDLTVEAFHFAINHSAPSFIRTESDEVTYNLHICLRYDIEVGLIGGKLKTADIPAAWNEAMRNYLGVTPPTDALGCLQDVHWSHGSFGYFPTYTLGNLYSAQFFAAADKELGGLDAKFEKGDFAPLKGWLNKKIHALGQTYRAGDLCKKVTGQDLTSDFFLDHLGKKFGGLYGF